TTGGATTTCAATCGTTTCCAGATATTTAAGGAAAAAATAAGGATTAACAGCTTTACCTGTCTGATTGCTGTACAGGCCAAAATGCAGGTGAGGAGAAAACATACCTGTAGTTTCCATCGGTCCGTACCCTGTATCGCCTACAAAGCCAATTAACTGACCTGCTTTAACAGGACTACCCACCTTTATTTCAGGAGCAAAAGCGCTCAAATGGGCATAGTACACCCGATACTTACCAGAGGAATGTGTAATATTAACTCTCCATCCCCCCATGCTATTCCACCCTAAGCGATTAATGACTCCATTCGTTGATGAAAAGACAGGGACTCCATGAAAAGCCATTATATCAATGCCTTCATGATTTCTACCCTGAGTATCTGCGCCCCATGTTCGTTCATCCCCATATGTATTGTAAACCTGTTCATACCATGTACCTTTTTGCAAGGGGAAGACACTTTGCTTGGGGGCTAAGGCTTGATCAATGTTCCCTAGATATTGCTGCTTAGATTGTATGTCTAATGGTTTCCATGTCTGATTATACATACTAATGACTGGAATAGTCAGCGTCATTCCCTGGCGTATCTCTTCCTTTGTTAGACGAGAAGCATTCTGTATCGCCGAAATAGGCACACCAAATTTTTGACTAATCGACCATAACGAGTCCCCGGCCTGTACCGTATAAGTTGCTGGAGAGGTTTTAGTAGCCACCATCGCTACCTTCGATTGTTCATTATACTTTACCTGATAGCCTAATAATTCACTTATCGAACGTAAAGGGACTAAAATACGTCCTTCCTTTACTATAGGGGAAACATCTAGGCTATGCTTTTTTCCATTCCCCCAAGCTGTTTTTTGATTCACCCTATAAGTGAATTCGTTTGTTTTTGTCTTAATAACTACTTGCTTCGTTGATGCCTGATAAGTAACTTGTGCCTTAGTAGCTTCTGAAACAGCACGAATCGGTACCAGCATACGATTATTCACAATTTGTGGTTCTACATCTGTTTTTAAACCCTTTCCATCTACCATAAGGAAAACACGTGGCACAGAAGCAGCCTGTACTTGTATAGGGTTAATCCAGGAAATGGATAACAAGGCAGCACCCACCAGACTCCTTACTAACCATCGGCTCGTACTCCTTCGTAATCTGTTCATGTAAATATCCTCCTTATCCAAGTCAAACTTGTCCCATTATCCCATAGGTTACAAAAGGGTATCTATGCATAATTACTGGTAAAAAGTAGCCGAACAAGAAAAACCACCCTTCCGGACGGAAAGGTGGCCATTGATTTTTTAGCTAGATTTACCTTCAAATACATGTAGATTCTTATTAGAAATAGATAAATACCGTTTACTAACGAGAACCTGTTTCATATGGTTCACCACTTGCTTTTGGAGCACGTGATTTACCAACAAGACCAGCAAGTACCAAGATCGTCAATACGTATGGCAACATGTAGATAAATTCAACTGGAATGTATTTGGTAAGTCCAAATACTTGTACAAGTGTTTTAACAGCTTGAGCTAATCCGAAAAACAGAGCTGCTCCCATGGCACCTACTGGATGCCACTTACCAAAAATCATCGCTGCAAGTGCAATAAAACCTTGACCAGAAATCGTGTTGTGAGAGAAGTTTGATGTTGTTGTTAAAGCAACAGTTGCTCCACCCAACGCTGCCAAAGCTCCACTCAGCATAACCGCAATGTAACGAACACGAAATACATTAATACCGGCTGTATCAGCGGCACGCGGATGTTCCCCTACAGAGCGAAGTCTTAAGCCAAACTGAGTTTTAAACAGTACGAACCAAACGATTGCCACTGTGATAAATGCCAAATAACTAGTAGGATATGCTTGGAACAAAGCACGGCCCAAGAAAGGAATTTCACTTAAAAACGGGATGTCCCATTTGGAAAATACAACGCTCAATGTTTTGGTTTGACCAGCACCATCAAAAATGATTTTGGTAAGATATACTGCCAAACCTGTTGCCAAGAAGTTAAGAGCAACACCACTTACTACTTGATTGGATTTAAACGTAATCGAAGCCGCTGCATGTGGCAGGGAAAAAATAATACCACCAATACAAGCCGCGATTAAACCAATCCAAGGTGCGTACGGCGCTGGCTCCATAAAGTAAGTAACAACTGCTCCAATGAAAGCTCCCATTACCATGAGGCCTTCCAGCGCAATGTTAACTACCCCGGAACGTTCAGAAATAACACCGCCAAGTGCCGCGAAAATGAGGGCTGTGGAAAATACGATCGTGTCATGTAAGAGATCGCCACCAATGGTTAGCCATTGCATCTTTACAGCACCTCCTTCTTATTCTTCTTAGATAAAACAGGTTTTAAAATAAATCTTACAATACCATGAGCGGCAACGAAGAAGATTACAGAGGCAATTACCACACGAATTAACTCTACAGGTACGCCTGCTCCCATCTTCATTCCATTTGCTCCAAAGGACAATATTCCAAATAAAATAGCACCTAATACTACCCCAATTGGAGTATTACCACCAATTAATGCAACTGCGATTCCATCAAAGCCATACCCAGGCTGAGCGGCCATAATAGCTTGATAATGGAACACCCCTAGAATTTCAGCGGCTCCACCCATACCTGCCATACAACCTGAAATAAACATAGCTTTAATAACGTTATTATTTACATTCATACCAGCATATTGTGCCGCATGCGGGTTAAAGCCTGTCGCACGAAGCTCAAAGCCTGTTTTTGTTTTCCAAAGAACAATATAGAAAAGGAGAGCTAAAACAAGAGCAAGTAATGTTCCCCAATGCATACGTGCACTTTCAAACATTTGAGACAGCCAGCCAATTGCAATAGACGCTGATTCCTTAATATTTTCAGAACGCTGTTGTCCTTCTGGAACCAATGTAGTCACCAGAATAAAGTTCACCATATACAAAGCAATCCAGTTCATCATGATTGTAGTAATAACCTCGTGGACACCACGTGCAGCTTTTAACCAACCTGCAAAAGCCGCCCACAGCCCACCGACAATTGTACTAACAATAATGGTTAATGGAGCATGAATATAGGCAGGTAAGTCCAGCTTTACACCAAGGTAAACAGCTGTAATCATACCCATCATGAATTGACCCTCTACTCCGATGTTAAAAAGACCAGTACGGAAAGCAAAAGCAACAGCCAATCCACTAAAAATCAAAGGGGTGATCTGGCGAATCGTTTCACCAAAATTATAGGCGTCACCAAATACTTTCTTGACCAGAGAACCATAGGCTAACAATGGATCAAATCCACCTGCTAGCATCGCAATCGCCCCGACGATGAGTCCAAGCAGAATCGCAACAACAGGAACGATGAAAGAATCCTTCGTAAAAATCTTAAATACACTATTCATCCTGTTCGCCTCCTTGAATGCGTTTTCCACCTGACATCATCAACCCGAGCTCTTGTTCACTCGTTGTTTTCGGATCAACAATACCAACGATTTCACCTTCATAAATAACAGCGATCCGATCGGAAACATTGCGTATCTCATCTAGCTCAAACGAAATGAGTAGAACCGCTTTTCCCTTATCGCGTTGTTCAATTAGGCGTTTATGAATAAATTCAATCGCACCTACATCCAGCCCGCGTGTTGGCTGAGCTGCAATCAACAGATCAGGATTTTTGTTCACTTCACGTGCAATAATCGCTTTCTGTTGGTTACCACCCGACAGAGCGCGTGCTAGTGTATGTATCCCTGGCGTACGAACATCGAATTCTTCAATAAGCTTTTCTGCATGTTTGTTAATCGCATCATAATTCAAAAATCCATTTTTATTAAATTCAGGGTGGAAATAAGTCTCTAGAACAATGTTTTCAGCCATGTTAAAATCGAGAACTAAACCATGCTTATGTCGATCCTCTGGTATATTAGATAGTCCTGATTCAGAAATAAAACGCGGAGTTTTATTGGTTAAGTCCTTACCATTTAGAGTTACTGAGCCTTCCTGACACTTACGTAGCCCCGTTAACACTTCAATCAATTCAGACTGACCGTTACCGTCAACTCCCGCAATTCCAAGAATTTCACCAGCCTTAACATCAAAGCTGATTTTATTTAGGGCATTAACTCCACGATTACCCATTGCTGTTACATTTTTCACAGATAGACTTGCTTCTTTAGGATTAGCAGGCTTTTTATCTACAGAAAACGTTACGTCCCGCCCAACCATTTTGGAAGCCAATTCATCTGGATTCGTATCTTTAATAGCTAGAGAGTCGATAGTCTTACCACGGCGAATAATGGTGACACTATCACAAATTGCCATAATCTCTTTTAGCTTATGGGTGATTAAGATAATCGTTTTTCCTTCTTTAACCAAATTACGCATAATCTCTATTAACTCGGAAATTTCCTGCGGTGTAAGAACAGCCGTTGGTTCGTCAAAAATGAGGATATTAGCTCCGCGGTACAAGGTTTTAAGAATCTCAACGCGTTGTTGCATCCCTACTGAGATGTCTTCAATCTTTGCATACGGGTCAACCTTGAGCCCATACTGTTCAGATAGTGCTTGTACCTTTTTAGCCGCTGAATTGATATCTATCTTCAAACCATTCTTTGGTTCTTTTCCTAGAATAATATTTTCCGTAACGGTAAACGGTTCGACAAGCATAAAGTGTTGGTGAACCATTCCAATACCCAATTCGTTAGCAACATTTGGACTGGTGATTTTCACTGGTGTTTCATTAAGTAAAATCTCACCCTCATCAGGCTGATACAACCCAAATAGAATATTCATTAGAGTGGATTTACCTGCACCATTTTCACCTAAGAGCGCGTGAATCTCGCCCTTTTTTACTTTAAGTTGAATATTATCATTTGCAATAATTCCTGGAAAGCGCTTCGTTATTCCGCGCATTTCTACTACAGTTTTTACGTCTTTCATTTCACTCACCCCGTTTTTCTGGGTAATAATCCACAAGTAACTCTGTACAAGGCAACAACAAGGCTAGTCATGAAACTAGCCTTGTTGCTTATTTTCTTCAACAAATAGAATAACTAGATCAATTACTTAACAGCTTTTTCTGGAACTTTAATTTCGCCACTTACGATTTTTGCTTTAAATTCATCAACTTTTTTCAGAACTTCAGCTGGCACATTGATAGTAGAAGTAGATGCTAAACCTACGCCGTCTTCAGCGATACCTAGGTTAACAACTTTTCCACCTTCCCATTTGCCTTCAGCCATATCTTTGGAAACTTTGTAAACAGCCTCGTCTACTTTTTTCACCATAGAAGTTAAAGTGATTTCGTTACCAAAGTTAAGAGATTGGTCTTTGTCTACACCGATAACCCAAACATTTTCGCCTTTTTTCTTACGATCAGCAGCTTCGTTGAATACACCGTCACCAGTAGCACCAGAAGCATGGAAGATGATATCTACACCCTGTGCATACATACCAGAAGCAGTGGATTTACCTTGGTCTGGCTTATCAAATGCACCTGTGTAGATAGATATTACTTGAGCTTCCGGATTAGCGGCTTTTACACCAGCAAGGAAACCAGCTTCAAAACGTTCAATAACAGGAATTTTAACACCGCCTACGAAACCAATCTTTTTGGTTTTCGACATTTCAGCAGCTACAACACCTGCCAAGAAAGCACCTTCTTGCTCTTTGAACAATACGGATGCTACGTTTGGAGCATCAACTTGCGCGTCAATGATCGCTAGTTTCGAATCTGGGTTTTGGTCAGCAATTTTCTTAATTGGTTCAGCCATCATGAAACCAATACCCCATGTTAGATCCCATTTTTCCTTAACAAAGTTGTTCAAGTTTGGTACGTAGTCAGCATCGCCATTACTTTGAGCATAGTTTGTTTCAATGCCTGTGTCTTTGTTTAGTTTCTGTAGAGCTTCCCATGCACTTTGGTTAAAGGAGTTGTCGTTAACACCACCAACGTCAGTAACCATACCAACCTTTGCAGAAAGTTTCTTTTCTGCCGCTGGAGAAGCGCTTTCTTTACTAGGCTCAGTTGGTTGAGCTTTACCGCAACCAGTTAGCACTAGTGAAAGACTCAGGGTTGCCACGGAAAGAACAGATAGGATCTTTTTCATGCTTGTGATACCCCCAATTATCAGTTTTTATGTAGACAAGAAAATATCAGACTATCAAATTTGGGTGATGATTCAGGAGCTTGGAGAGGGCACTTCATAAATAAAAAACGATAATTTGTTTATTTTGTTCTCTACCAATTCCTATTAAGGAAAAAACACCCATTTTCGACATGATTCCAATATTTTCGCCAGCCCGTAGAAATTTTACCCCATGTAAGAAGCGATATGCAAGCGAATTTTTTATTCTATCATTCGGAATATGTTAGTTTTCTTACTCTTTAACATAAAAAACCTTTTAAGAGATTTGTGATTCAGATGATGGTCGTGGAATTCGTACCTCTCGTGGTTTACTCCCCTCGTATGGACCAACAACTCCTTGGGCCTCCATCATATCTATAAGCCGAGCAGCTCTCGTATAGCCAACACGCAGTCTTCGTTGCAATAGAGAGGCTGATGCTGTCTGAGCTTCTGCCACAACCTGTACGGCCTGATCATACATTTCATCGTCCATGACCATTTGTGGCTCCTCGCTTATTTCCTCGGGAATCATTTCTTCACTGTATTTTGCTTCCTGCTGTTCCTTCACAAAGGATACGACATCTTCAACTTCCTTATCTGCAACAAAAGCCCCTTGTACGCGGGTTGGTTTGGAGGCTCCCATAGGTAAGAAAAGCATGTCTCCTCGCCCAAGTAATTTTTCTGCGCCTCCCATATCTAAAATCGTTCGGGAATCAGCCATAGACGAAACTCCGAAGGCAATTCGCGATGGAATGTTCGCCTTTATCACACCTGTAATGACGTCAACAGAAGGCCGCTGGGTCGCAATTAAAAGATGAATTCCAGCTGCGCGAGCCATCTGGGCTAATCGACAGATGGCATCTTCTACCTCTCCTGGAGCTACCATCATTAAATCGGCCAGCTCGTCCACTATTACAACGATATAAGGTAGGGGAGCCGTAAGTTGCCCTTGTTCTGCGTTTCTCACCATCTGGTTGTACATTTCTATGTTGCGACAATTCGATTTAGAGAACAAATTGTAACGTCTTTCCATTTCTACCACTACTTTTTTTAAAGCTACAGAAGCACGTTTTGGATCAGTTACAACAGGCGCTAGCAAATGTGGTATACCATTATAAACATTAAGTTCTACCATTTTCGGATCTATCATCATTAATTTCACTTCGTTCGGTTTTGCGCGCAATAAAATACTCATAATAATCCCATTAACACATACTGATTTACCACTTCCTGTAGCTCCAGCCACCAATAAATGGGGCATTTTTGCTAAATCTGCCAAAATCGGCTCACCAGAAATATCGCGTCCTAAAGCTACAGTTAATTTGGCTTCTGAATCTTTGCATTGTGGACTTTCTAAAACCTCTCGCAGTGTTACCAACGAAATCTCACTATTGGGAACCTCAATACCTATGGCAGATTTGCCGGGTATAGGAGCCTCAATTCGAATGTCTTTTGCTGCTAAGGCTAAGGCTAAGTCATCTGTTAAACTTACGATACGACTTACTTTTACCCCAGTAGCAGGTTGTACCTCATAACGTGTTACGGCTGGACCGCGATGGATTTCAGAGACAATAGCGCTCACACCAAAGCTTTTCAGCGTTTGCACTAGCTTAGCCGCATTTGAGGCATGATCTACGTCTTTTTGTTGACCAGTGTTCTTCGGTCTTGATAGCATGGACAAATCAGGGATTATATAAGTACTTTCAAGCTGACTATCCTCTGTTTGAAAATTTACCGTCACATCCGGCATATCTTCTCCTTGAGAATCAGCCTTTGTTTTAATCGTGATCTTGGCTGATGTTTCTGTTTTGTTTGGCAGATTTGTCATTTCCTGCTCTGGGAGAGTCTCTACTCGCTCTGTGAAATCTTTTATCACAGGTGAGACCATCGCTGGTTCACTATCCATTTGCTCTTCCCAAGGGGTACTGTTATCTACAATCACTGGCGGTGGAGCCTCTATCGAACTGGCATGCTCCAAGTTTGATCCATTCCCGAGCTTTTCCTCTGATTTTTTCTTTTCTTTTTCTTCTTGTAAAAGCTGCATGGATTCTTTAACTGATTGCTTTGTTTTCATATAACCTGCGGACAGCTTGCCTCGAATGATATTGAACAGATCTACATAGGAAACCTGGAAGATAAACATGATGCCTATCAAAAAGAAGAGGCCAACAACAAGACCCGTTCCAACTGTGCCAATTAACGCATTGGTTACTGTAAATAAAATAGCTCCGATCATTCCCCCGCCGACGCTTACGGTCGATACTCTCTGCTTCTGATCCTCTAAAATTCTCTCCCAGGTGAGCTGAATCATATTTTGATCGAAACGTCCATTACCGGATAAAAGCTCATATAACAGCAGATGGTCCCATAATAGAATTCCCATGAAAATGATGAAAAAACCGAACATTCTTGGACTCATTCTGGGGAGTTTTCGAACGAACATCATATATACAGAAATCACAATAAGGGCAACAGGTATCAGAAAATCCCATGATCCTGCAAACATGCGAAATAAAAAGGAAAGGACTCTTTG
The nucleotide sequence above comes from Brevibacillus laterosporus LMG 15441. Encoded proteins:
- a CDS encoding stalk domain-containing protein yields the protein MNRLRRSTSRWLVRSLVGAALLSISWINPIQVQAASVPRVFLMVDGKGLKTDVEPQIVNNRMLVPIRAVSEATKAQVTYQASTKQVVIKTKTNEFTYRVNQKTAWGNGKKHSLDVSPIVKEGRILVPLRSISELLGYQVKYNEQSKVAMVATKTSPATYTVQAGDSLWSISQKFGVPISAIQNASRLTKEEIRQGMTLTIPVISMYNQTWKPLDIQSKQQYLGNIDQALAPKQSVFPLQKGTWYEQVYNTYGDERTWGADTQGRNHEGIDIMAFHGVPVFSSTNGVINRLGWNSMGGWRVNITHSSGKYRVYYAHLSAFAPEIKVGSPVKAGQLIGFVGDTGYGPMETTGMFSPHLHFGLYSNQTGKAVNPYFFLKYLETIEIQSTK
- a CDS encoding ABC transporter permease gives rise to the protein MQWLTIGGDLLHDTIVFSTALIFAALGGVISERSGVVNIALEGLMVMGAFIGAVVTYFMEPAPYAPWIGLIAACIGGIIFSLPHAAASITFKSNQVVSGVALNFLATGLAVYLTKIIFDGAGQTKTLSVVFSKWDIPFLSEIPFLGRALFQAYPTSYLAFITVAIVWFVLFKTQFGLRLRSVGEHPRAADTAGINVFRVRYIAVMLSGALAALGGATVALTTTSNFSHNTISGQGFIALAAMIFGKWHPVGAMGAALFFGLAQAVKTLVQVFGLTKYIPVEFIYMLPYVLTILVLAGLVGKSRAPKASGEPYETGSR
- a CDS encoding ABC transporter permease, with the protein product MNSVFKIFTKDSFIVPVVAILLGLIVGAIAMLAGGFDPLLAYGSLVKKVFGDAYNFGETIRQITPLIFSGLAVAFAFRTGLFNIGVEGQFMMGMITAVYLGVKLDLPAYIHAPLTIIVSTIVGGLWAAFAGWLKAARGVHEVITTIMMNWIALYMVNFILVTTLVPEGQQRSENIKESASIAIGWLSQMFESARMHWGTLLALVLALLFYIVLWKTKTGFELRATGFNPHAAQYAGMNVNNNVIKAMFISGCMAGMGGAAEILGVFHYQAIMAAQPGYGFDGIAVALIGGNTPIGVVLGAILFGILSFGANGMKMGAGVPVELIRVVIASVIFFVAAHGIVRFILKPVLSKKNKKEVL
- a CDS encoding ABC transporter ATP-binding protein, coding for MKDVKTVVEMRGITKRFPGIIANDNIQLKVKKGEIHALLGENGAGKSTLMNILFGLYQPDEGEILLNETPVKITSPNVANELGIGMVHQHFMLVEPFTVTENIILGKEPKNGLKIDINSAAKKVQALSEQYGLKVDPYAKIEDISVGMQQRVEILKTLYRGANILIFDEPTAVLTPQEISELIEIMRNLVKEGKTIILITHKLKEIMAICDSVTIIRRGKTIDSLAIKDTNPDELASKMVGRDVTFSVDKKPANPKEASLSVKNVTAMGNRGVNALNKISFDVKAGEILGIAGVDGNGQSELIEVLTGLRKCQEGSVTLNGKDLTNKTPRFISESGLSNIPEDRHKHGLVLDFNMAENIVLETYFHPEFNKNGFLNYDAINKHAEKLIEEFDVRTPGIHTLARALSGGNQQKAIIAREVNKNPDLLIAAQPTRGLDVGAIEFIHKRLIEQRDKGKAVLLISFELDEIRNVSDRIAVIYEGEIVGIVDPKTTSEQELGLMMSGGKRIQGGEQDE
- a CDS encoding BMP family lipoprotein, with translation MKKILSVLSVATLSLSLVLTGCGKAQPTEPSKESASPAAEKKLSAKVGMVTDVGGVNDNSFNQSAWEALQKLNKDTGIETNYAQSNGDADYVPNLNNFVKEKWDLTWGIGFMMAEPIKKIADQNPDSKLAIIDAQVDAPNVASVLFKEQEGAFLAGVVAAEMSKTKKIGFVGGVKIPVIERFEAGFLAGVKAANPEAQVISIYTGAFDKPDQGKSTASGMYAQGVDIIFHASGATGDGVFNEAADRKKKGENVWVIGVDKDQSLNFGNEITLTSMVKKVDEAVYKVSKDMAEGKWEGGKVVNLGIAEDGVGLASTSTINVPAEVLKKVDEFKAKIVSGEIKVPEKAVK
- a CDS encoding FtsK/SpoIIIE family DNA translocase, which gives rise to MSRRKRKTSPSAWASIIKLELIGLIIICLSVIGLLESGWLGQRVLSFLFRMFAGSWDFLIPVALIVISVYMMFVRKLPRMSPRMFGFFIIFMGILLWDHLLLYELLSGNGRFDQNMIQLTWERILEDQKQRVSTVSVGGGMIGAILFTVTNALIGTVGTGLVVGLFFLIGIMFIFQVSYVDLFNIIRGKLSAGYMKTKQSVKESMQLLQEEKEKKKSEEKLGNGSNLEHASSIEAPPPVIVDNSTPWEEQMDSEPAMVSPVIKDFTERVETLPEQEMTNLPNKTETSAKITIKTKADSQGEDMPDVTVNFQTEDSQLESTYIIPDLSMLSRPKNTGQQKDVDHASNAAKLVQTLKSFGVSAIVSEIHRGPAVTRYEVQPATGVKVSRIVSLTDDLALALAAKDIRIEAPIPGKSAIGIEVPNSEISLVTLREVLESPQCKDSEAKLTVALGRDISGEPILADLAKMPHLLVAGATGSGKSVCVNGIIMSILLRAKPNEVKLMMIDPKMVELNVYNGIPHLLAPVVTDPKRASVALKKVVVEMERRYNLFSKSNCRNIEMYNQMVRNAEQGQLTAPLPYIVVIVDELADLMMVAPGEVEDAICRLAQMARAAGIHLLIATQRPSVDVITGVIKANIPSRIAFGVSSMADSRTILDMGGAEKLLGRGDMLFLPMGASKPTRVQGAFVADKEVEDVVSFVKEQQEAKYSEEMIPEEISEEPQMVMDDEMYDQAVQVVAEAQTASASLLQRRLRVGYTRAARLIDMMEAQGVVGPYEGSKPREVRIPRPSSESQIS